In the Cylindrospermopsis raciborskii Cr2010 genome, ATTTTTCATCGGGTAATATTGAACTGGAGTTCCAAACTAATGGACCCAAAATGCAAGAATGGATTTTGGTAAAGTGTTCATAGTAAAAACAAAGATTTTCTGATGCACGACTACTAAGAGCTAAACTAGCAATTGCATCATCAAAATGTCCCAGTCCAGAAACTAATAGTCCCCCAACTATTAAAACTAATAAAATTCCCATGACTTGGAAAAATCTCCCAATGTTAATTCTTACACCCAGTTTAAACAACAAAACCCCAATTCCTGCTGCTGTTGCTAAACCGCCAATTGCTCCCATGGTTGGCAACAACCCTTGTTGAAAATTAGCAGCTATAAATAAAACTGTCTCAAAACCTTCACGGACTACGGCAATTAGTACTAAACTGAAAATTCCTAAACCAGCATTGTTGTTTTTAGTTAAAGCCTGTTTGACCGCTACCTCAACTTGTGATTTGAGAAATTTAGCCTGTTGGGTCATCCAAATTAGCATCCAACTGAGCATGATGATAGCTAGTATGCTAAATATTCCCTCCAAAATCGGTTCAACTATACTGGTGTATTCCGGATTAACAGATCCTAAAAATTTAATTAGTCCGGTAAATAAAATACCGATTAAACCAC is a window encoding:
- a CDS encoding FTR1 family iron permease, with amino-acid sequence MNFSVALPTFVITLREGVEAALVVGIVLALLNKSKQSQLNIWVYAGVVVGIIVSGLIGILFTGLIKFLGSVNPEYTSIVEPILEGIFSILAIIMLSWMLIWMTQQAKFLKSQVEVAVKQALTKNNNAGLGIFSLVLIAVVREGFETVLFIAANFQQGLLPTMGAIGGLATAAGIGVLLFKLGVRINIGRFFQVMGILLVLIVGGLLVSGLGHFDDAIASLALSSRASENLCFYYEHFTKIHSCILGPLVWNSSSILPDEKFPGIIFKSLFGYTDKLYLVQGMGYLLLLTTVGGLYFRSLNTRNNPPRKNTLTTQE